The window AGCTCCAGTATTCATGCAAAAACTTGCTAACAAAAAGAGCTTACACAGGTGAGAAATgacccagatagcacaggtacatctgtaagatgtcATGTCTGccaaagatctggagatctgaaaaacatctgctctgtaaaaacatgataaaagtcttagaaaatgcagttttacatccattcttaATCATAcacatcttaaagacatcttctagTTGTCTAGATGACATCTGACAGTTGATGTCTCagagatgtattgcagatgaacaaacaaacaaaaatatacgtTTTACAGATGTAagtgcagacatcaaatagatgtctcccagatgtatgtgtgctatcaggggaCGACTGAAGAGACAAATACGGATTTGGAAGGACATGAGGgtcaataaataatgacagaatcgTACATTTTGTTTGAGCTAATTTTTCAGCATTGGCTCATTGGTGATTCTAACGTTTACAGAAACAAGTGATTGGATAATCATATGAATATGCTTTTATATGCTTTTATCTAGACTGTTTCCATACGATGTTACAGTAAGATAGGTGTTTGGAATTTGCTATTTAATCTAGATCATGAAGGATTTGTcttattgtttttacttttgcaCATTTGGgcagtttttttagttttacacAATCTGTATATATTAGCCTTGCTTTCACATGGCAATGTGAAAAGATTGTTACACATATATGCAGGTATTTGTGTCTTAGCAAACTTTAGACTAGCgtgactttttaaaaaaaaaattgaacgaCTGATGTCAGAAACTAACCAACAGCTGCTTAACTTCTAATTTGCGTAAAAAAACACACTGATCAAAAAGGGGTGTAACTGTGAAGACGTGATTGTGTAGATGAAAAACAGTTCTGACTGCTTTCGTGTGTATTAGTTGGATGTCAGTGGTTGTGATTCCTTCTTTTGAGGAATATATAGAACCGGTGTGATAAGAGTGGCTAGTTACATTAGCGTGAATTTGTGAGTGGAAGTaacttgtgttttttatgttagcGCAATACTTAAGGCCATGGCACCTTCAGTCCGAAATTTGTGTCCGAAATTTCCGGACGTTAAAAAGTAAATACGACcacacgttgtgtcaatcacatttacactgcctccgatattttcaaCCGTCATAAAGAAATTTGAACTGGGTTCGATTAGCAACCATTTTTAGAGGCGTTTGGACAATTTAGAGACACCGTTCAGACGAGCGCCAAACACGAAAAAACGTATCCTAAAATtttggactgtatgtgcaaagacctttacgCTGTGTAGTAACTCTTGTATTTTCCAATCGATCGCCGTTTTGGATCTTGATGTGCTTGTATATTGCGTACCGTTTTGAAGTTTGTACTCAAGCCGTTGTATCAGTGTATGTCTATTTACACTTGTAGCAGTcaatgtacataaatgtttgGGCCCCCCACTCATTTTTAACTCGGGATTAGTTTTCGTCCTAGCCTAGTGTTTGTATCGTTTGTAGCATGTTTGAACTATAGCTTTCCAGTCTTTTTAGAATCCTTGTAGACCTGATGCACCCTTACTAGTTTTGCTATTGCCTTAATCCCTGGCTGCATTCCTAGTAGCCTGTTTTGCTAATTTTTGTTACAACTCGCATGGAAAGATGAATGGGTTCTGACTTTGAACCACAGTGCGTTTTTGCTGCTGAAGTTTTAAGAAGGTCACGAAACAGAATTGGGAAGAAAACTAGCAAGAAAAATTAGCAAAACTAACTGGAAAGCAGATCAATCCTTGCCGAACGCATGCCTACTTAAGATGCCCCAGATTTATAATAGCTGTTGTTTTACACTGTGAATTCAGGTGCACCTTTTTTACCCCCCAGCCCTTGCAAATGGTGCTTTCCTTCCCAATGCCTTACCACGCTAACATTAGCGAAGACACGCTAGCATACAAACACAGAAGGAAACACGACACTAACAGTCGCAACCATTAGAAGGGCTGCATTTATTGAATGTGCACTAACCAGAGGTACATGGGTGGAACCTGATCGCGTTCCAGTTTGTTCTCTCACATGCCCACAATGAACTAGATTTACAATACTTGAGTAACTAATACTGATGTCTGACATGCTTAAGAATGTTGCCTGATATCAGCAGCATGGTCCAACCTCTGCACACTGACAGTTTATCCTACCACGGCATTTGAACCACATCtatagataaaaacaaaaaccaacaaACCAGAATGTTAGCTGAATGTATCTCTTTTTACTGATATGGTGTTTGTTAGGCTACAGAACAATGTGGCTTTATCGGTGCTACACTTGTCAGAAATGTAGAACACCAAAGATGAAACGTGAATGTGTTTTGACATGGTTGTCAGTGTAGTGATTGGTGTCAGCAATGATTTTCAATGATAGCTAGCAGCTAAATGAAAGACACAAAGGTCTTGGTTTAGGAAATTCACGAGTGTCTTGAATGTTTTTGACAACCCTATCACATATTTGTACTATTGTACTAAGAACTATTCCAGATTTGCTGCTTTGATGCAGGATCTGACTGTTAAAACCTCCCCGatcctttaaaggtccagtttgtcatgttttggaggatctattggcataaattcaatataatatacataactgtggGCTGTGTTTCAACCGGTAGGGGTGGAGTGAGTGGTTGGTTGCAACTACGCAACCTTGCCACTAGATTCctctgactggacctttaatcgATTGTCTACATTTCTAATGATTGGATCCTAGAAATTCATATGGCAAAGGTTGCATTTCTAAGGCTCTCTGGTATTGTTTGCCCAGTTGTTGCAATTTTGTCAAAACAAGGGTGTAAATGCAGAACTGTACAGATATGCATGTTTTGAATTCTAGCTGTagatataaaaagtatttttcttgTGTACTGGGTTTATTCATGAGCATAAGAAATTTGTTATTGGGCCAGAACTGTCTGAGAGGTGTCTTAAATTTGCACtgccaaattgtttttttatcatgtatCTCCCACAGAAAAGAGTGTAGCTCTGTGCAATATTAAGTTtgcatatttaataaatttGGCCTTGACCTGAACCTCAGAGATATTGATCTTCAGTATATAATCTCACAGTTTTCATTAGTGCCTGCTCATACAAGTACAGAATgtaatgaaaacacacaaacacacagaaattaACTGAAAATGACCTTCTAGACACCTTCAGTTTCTACTGTAGAATTTGATATTAAATTTTTGTCCTcaaattgtattctgtatttcaATGGAGGTCAGCACAAAGAAACccaataataaacaatatatcTTGTCTGAGTCTTTCAATTACTCTCTTCAAGAAAAAGTCGGGCtgtacattttgattttttaatattgtgacgcaatttttatgttttaaatgtagagATAAAAAGGAGAATAACAGAACGAATGACAAGGAAgaacaaacaatgaaaatgtgaaagaagatcaaaaaacaaatatacacattatgtttattcttttttgtaAGGTGCATTATAAAAATCCaagtcatacatttttaaaacactaaCTGGCATTGAAAGTTGGTCTCTTAAAGTTAAGTTCACAcaccatcatttactcatcctcttgtaatttcaaaccgtTATGACTATATTCTGGCcttcattcacttgcattggttttgtgtgcacacaataaaagtgaatgggtaccgcgattgcttggttaccaacattcctcaaaatatcatcttttgtgttatgcagaagaaagtcatacaggtttgaaatgacaagagggttactAAACAATGACTAAACCTTAtgggggaactgtccctttgaggTGCACACCCCGAGTTGTTAAAATGATCTGAAATGTTTCTCCCTTATACTGTCATAACTTCCTTTCTTACATACTTATTAAGTGTACAAGTTGACAAGCAATAACTGAAGATGGTAAAAGTTTCTCGCGCAATATGTAAAGGCTCCACAGaaatacacaacaacaacacaacaaacatactCAACAGGTGGAGTGCGGATATGATGGTCCCTATTTTACCTTCTGTAAACATAAATTTCAGTAGTACAGGCAGTACATGGTAAAGTATGCATATGAAAACAGAACAGACACTATGTCTTTCATCTTTATACTAACAAGTGCttgagaaacacacaaaaaaaacattatgtggTTTAAAATGGCAGTATTTAACAGCACCATTCTCTCCTGACACAATGAAGGATCTAATCTTTACaacaaaatgatgttaaaaCAACTATCCCACCTAATTTTACCAACTAAAACATTCACATGCGTAAATAAGTAAactatagaaaaaataaaactggagtgaaatataaaaacagtcaTACCGAAATTGCCACCGAGGCAGGTTGAGGTGATTAAAAACTACAAACTAATAAAGAAAATACTAGAAATGAAAGACTCTATAAAAGCCGACAACACACTTATTCTTCAGCCaataaattattacaatttCTGCATATTTACACGTCAAATATTAGAAATTAAACTAGTTAAAATACAGGACAATTTATAACCAGAATTAAAACTCCAATTAAAGCTTTTCCTGATCTGACTAGAAGTATGTGAATGAGAGCagtttcacaaaaacaaaaaatgacagtGAATTGTGCAGAAGACTGTCCACTTTTTGGGTGTTATTGCAAGTTTTTGAGAGTTTCAGTACTtggctttttgtatttttgaagtGAGAATAAAAGACTTGACAGATGAAGATGTCACATTACCGTTTTTGTTTAAACTAGAGCTTACTTTCCTATGTATTTTAAACGGAGGTATGTAGGGGTGTGCCGCCATGTGAAGGAGAATACGCATGCTCTGCGGAGGAGGAGATTGAGTGTGAAGCAGATACTTCTTTCTGAAGTTCCTCCACCTTCCTCTGAAGCTCTGTACGCAAATACAGCAGCTCCTTCAGGTTCTGGTGTACTGGCATCTAAACAAATCAACACAAACAGgagttaaattatatttgagaTAAAACGATTGTAAAATAACACATGATAGCTCTTTTGATGACGTTTTGCACCTGTGGTCTCATACGGGGGTTCCAGCGCACATAATATCCGACCCACAGCTCTAAATGCCTTAAACTAGCTAGAGGGTACAACACATGGTTTTCATAGTTCACATAAAATGGGTTGGTAAAGTCTTCTGGCTGACTGTTAATGTAAGACCACAAAGACACCGTCTTACTGTTCACTTCCTgaataaaagaagagaaaaaagaacatttagaGCTTCAGGTATGAatcatttgacaaaaaaaaatccacCACTCCCTTCAGATTTTCACAACGGAACTTGCCTTTTGTACTCTCTCATGTTCACTGTTGTAGAGAAATGTACCAAACAGACAGCTATAGAGGTGGTCCAGAATGGTGATGAGGAAGAGCTCATTAAATTCAAAGGCGGTGGGAAACTAGTAGATAatataaagagagaaagtgagttCCAATAAGTCAGCAATTTTCATTCACGCTTtcgttcatttattcattcaactTGTAAAGCACCACAATATCCAAATTCCAGAATTAAGGTCTGTTCTCATCTAGGACGATAACTATGAATCTGGAAAACAGTGGTTGATAGCACAACAAAATTAGCAACGAAACAGCGGAATCAGTTTcagaattatttttgttaaagctGATTAATGTTAAACTGTTGGTGTGAGATCAGAATAAACATTACGtattttttaaggaaataaataacttttgttttatctttcttggccaatgaatcacactcaaaataTGTGTTAGGTGGTGGAGAGGGAGTTTTTAGCCATTACAGGTCTTTAGGGCAGGGGTTATGGGGCCTGGGGAGCAACCAGATAGTTCCAAGTCAAAATCACTCATTACTTGACATGCATTCTAAGCTGTCATGAAGCAAGATTAATTGTGAAAGTTTCTAcatgacaaatacatttgaactaaaaatgtttctctttagtTATATTTGACCAACATTATTCTAAGTGTCCCCAAttattatattgaaatattttacttaTTACATGtgtaacaacatttttaatctaaattatattcatatttatttaatctattaatatttttttaattgagtttGTCTAGTCTTggggcaggatcatgacagtaccacatgttttgtgtggagagaaacaCATTATTGTTGGTCACGACATAATGTCCCCGCCCTCTCGTTACCTCGTCAATTATCCTGTTATGGTTTCATGACCCTTACCTGTTCCCTGCATGATTTGGTTCCTTATTTAATGCCCTTATGTTCTCTGTCTTGTGCGGTTTGTTTTGCCTAGATACCGCTGTGAATGAGGATACAGCTTCTGTCTTAATATTGAGGAAAGTCTAGTCAGTGTTTTAGTCAAGTGTTTATTCTTATTCAGTCTagtcagtgtttttttgttctctGCGAAGTATTAGTTTATCGTCTTGTGGTTTTGCCCCCTTGTgggatttgttttgtgtttattttatattaaagtattttCTGTTAACCCTTTCACTGTATGCGTTTGGGTTCTGTCCACTATCGTGACACAGATATGTATTTTTTGATGACACGGATATGATGAAGCGCTTTACAAAAGCTTCATCATATTTTGGGGTCCCAGgcattatattgttttaaaacccCCTGCTTAAGGCAAAACTTTAAACAGTTGCTGAATTAAGAGATTATTGTATATGTGTAGAACTAACAATGTTTATAATCATATAATATTGTGACACCTTTATTATGAACAATTCTTATAGCGGAAAGTAGGTGAGACGTTATAGCATTAATTGATCAATAACACATATGTCAGAAAACAGCAGGAACCCTGAATTCATTGATCAGTCATGCATTGAGCATGTGCTGATAGTCTATATAATGTATCCATTCATTACGTATCATGCCAATAGAGACAATTCAATGATAAATACTTAATgggttattttaatattaaacagtAATAAAGGTCCCATTAAGATAACACCTGTTTTACTGAAAGCTCACCTGTCTCATCACCTGCCAAACACAGTCAATAAACTGCACGAATAAAGGGGAGCGCTCAGAGTTTAAATGATTTTCATCTCCATGACCGACACGCTGGAATTATGAGAGATAGTAATTAGAAATTCACAAATtcaaacatattcatttttgaagcTGTAATAGTTGCCCCAGCTGTGCCTCTGTGATTGGCTACATTCAGTTTTCTATCCCCACACTTTCCTGTACTGACACACAGTCAGTGTTCCTCACCGAAGCAAACTTGTGTCCAAAACTCATCCATTCCTTCTCCAGCAGCACCTGGAAGCCCCGGAGAGTTCTGTAGTAGGAGTCCAGCATCAGCATAGACAGAGAAGTGAGCTGAGCCGTACGGTCCCAGCCGTCACTGCAGTGTACCACCACAGAGCTCTTACTGGACTCCACCTTATCTGCAATCCGCACTGCACTCACAAGCAACAGCtaatgagtgagagagacagagagaaagagctcCTTTACGTTCtgatccattaacatcatttcaaaaatgattgacagtaAGCATACAGTTTAGATTGGTAGTTTTGTTCTGTTCTGGGCAAAACGCCCTCCCCATCCATGCAGCCAGCATGAATAAGAGCAGGGAGCACAGCGATAACCCCCCTTAGGGttaaacagaacagaacaagcAGATCTCAATAGTTCTTAAAGACATTTAAGTGTAACATATAGTTAAAATGTAGTTGAGACTTATGAAAAGGAATAACAGAAGTCCCGATTGTAAATTTGATGTGGAgctggggatggaggagggtaaTTTTCTCCTGAGCAACGCGATAAGCTGTGTTATTAGCGGGTTCATTTTTAAAACGGAAGCTGTGATTGTATCATATTTCTATAGGTAAAGGAGGATCAGCTGATCCAAGCTTTACTCACGTGACCAGCCAGAACTAACGCTATACGCTTGATGAGTGGTGCTCGCAACATCCCTCAGAACAGTGTTTGGGTCCATATGACACCCGTACGCAATTTACTGTCTTAAAAGATGTTcagttaacattttgattcagttgtAAATATTCtgtgtgttgtattttgttctaaaGTTTGTGTAGAGTTAAAAAAACGGACCAGTGTTGCTGACTAAAGGAATAACAATGAGGGGTGTGGTTTACCCGAATGTACTCCAGCCAGTGTGTGGAATCTATGGCTGAATGCCAGCGCTGTTCATCGATTGTGGGGTAAACCACCTCTTTCAGCTTACGCAGAGACTCTCTTATAACATGAATGTTAGGGATCTCCAAGAAATTCAGCTCCATGTTGGGATAGAAGTTCTCATTCTCATAACCTCCATCTTTAGCCTGTTGGGTGGGACAGCAGAAAATAAGTAAAGATGATTCATGAGTTCCATTTGTATCTCCTGATGAAATGTCCAACACAGGTCTATAATAGATCTGCACCAGTGCAGATGGCTGCTCAGTTATTTAAAACTAGATTTGGGGAAAGAAATAAGGATGAAGGCGAGGGTCTGAGACAAAGAAATCATTTTCAGAGATTTTAATTTTTCACTCTTGATCATGAATCAGGCTGCACATGTATCATTACCTTATGATTATCGGCTACGGTGTTCTGCCGAGCATCAAATATGGTGAGTTTATGGGATTGTGCGTTTGCATCCATGATGGTCTGAAGGTAGTGCTCATCTTCTTTACACCGACGGTCTGTGGGCCCCACCATTGGCTGACTGCAACGCACTATAGTGGCCTGAGATTCTGGGTGGACCCAGGAGAGGACCTGAAAGAGAACAGGAGATACAACGTCTTGCTGTGATTCAATTAATTTTTTGGATTTTAAGGGATTGTTCAGCCAAAactaaaaatgctgtcatcatttactcacccttaggttttgccaaacctgtataactccaaacacaaaggaagatatttggaagaatgtcattaaccaaacagatctgatCCCCCATGGACTGCCAGAGTAGAGAAAATCAatactatgagagtcaatgggggatgagatccgtttagttttggaacaacctgaattttcatttttggctgaactatccctttaggaatgaaaataaaactgtatgAGGCAACTGATGAtatgaaacaaaacagataATATTATTATGCTGACACTATGAAGATAGAATTCATATGTAACCCAGTCTGTGAAACCCCatctaaagtcatttttttgtaactTGCTAGTTTCTATACAAAATgatcctacataatgtaaagaacattctgtgaaaaataaacatgttaaaatttgatattttctgtgcaaaataataaaatatagtgTCATTCATTTACTAAAGAACATCTTCTATCTATCATCTAATTTATCATTAACAGCAATAACcacacattatatattttaatatattttatggcTTAGACTACTTTAATGCTCATTATCTCAAATAGATTATTCGACTTCAGTCTGGATTTCACAGATTGGGTCACAAACTTTACTCTACCTTCactttattaaatgaataaattgtaAAGTATAAATGCAGGCACACAGACTGACCGGAATGCGGTGTTTGGCTCTGAAAGAGGCCACACGTTTGATCTCATCATCTTCAATACTCTTTGGAATAACAAGTAAAGCAGGATATGTGTCACACACTTCATAATTACTGTTGATCTTACGGATGGTCCAGCTCTCATTCGGCAAACCCTACAGAGGAAGTGGAGATtggaaaatgagaaaaaataatctttaagaAGCTCTAGTGTACTGAATATAGCATTCCTGTCTCACCATTCTCTTGTACTCAGCCACTGGATCATAAACCTTCCATCCATCCTCTGGAAACTTTTCCTCGTATTGGAAAGTGAAGAGAGGCTGGAAGAGATGAAGGAACAAATTGATTTGTCAACCAATTGCACTGAATAAGGAATGATTGACAAGTCCAGCAGCCAATAACTGCTCTGTATTGAGTATAAGGATGACTTACCAGGCCATTAGACAAGGGGAAGGCATACTTGGTCAACGTCTCCAAAATCTCCAGCTTACTCTGCTCCTCATTTTTATAAGCAAACCTGGGACTTCTCATATCCTGTTAAGGCAATTTTACACATCACTAAAAATTGTTTATGATTGATattaaaagtctttttttactgagattctttttattgtttttccaaGTTCAATTCTGAGCAAACTGTCAATGCCTTTCCTTTAAATTCCTGTAAACACTATTcacttcattaaaaaatgaagtgtCAATTTTAATCactattgtaaaaaatgtttattatctGATAAAAAGGACTCCTTTTCTTATCCTACCTGGTGGTGTCAACCACAATAAGATCATAAAAAAGCAAACTTACTTCAtctaaacattaataaaacgtTTCTAAAATCAAAACAGAAATAGAAGTATAAATGGATCTCTCAAAGAAAAATGGTGtattatgaatgaatgagaataaaaaagGTCGaaattttaaaagaataataattaCTGCAAAGCCAAAGCAGGTCAGAAAGCAAAGGACAATATCCTGTATAATTCTAATGTGTGTGCAGGTTTCAGTTTTTCctaaaaaaggaataaatatatattaaataaaaaaacttattttacattCCAGGTGTCCAGTTGCCTGGTTAACAAACATAGCTTACTTTGATCTCCATGCTGGAATGTAAATCATCTAAAACAGTAAATATCACAACAGTAAATCTCTGTGATGAAAGTAAACACTTTCACTGAGCTCTATTGTTGTGGATGGATGTTCACCAGCCCAGTCTGTGGATATACAGGTGGTGTGTATACAATATTCTAACCTTACAGACAATCTCAATGCCACTAGTATTTTCTCCAAGACTCTGTACGCTAAAAGTCTCCAGTCTGCTGATAGCACAGATGTTCACGTCCAGCAAAAAAGGAGCATCCTGCAAACAGACAAACATGCATACATCTAAAAATATATCTGAAGAAGCCATTCAGAACACATAGGCTTCTTGAAGAGATAAAGAATGCTCCGCTTGGAAGACGTACCCTTTCTAGACTGATGAAGTAAAGTTTGTAGTCTGTGACTGTCAGTGTGCCCCTCACGGCTCCAGTTAAAGGACAGATATAAATCACATCCTTAACTTTGAATGCAGGAAAACATGTTATCAAGTATGaaaacacaagcacaaacaAGACTCAAGCACAATCTGGAATGATCATACACACCAGTGGTTTTGATGGTTTCTCCAGGGACCAGTTGGACTTCATCCACAGGTGCTTGCCTTTTGAATACCTGCTGCAGAATAACACAAATACTCAAATTCCAGCCAACTTCATCATTTCAGTTAAATATGAATTAGTGAGATTCATTGTTTGGTTTACTCAATAAGATATAACCAGTACAGGGTTAACAAAGAGCTGGACAGCAGTGGACatactatatacagtatgttgaaACAGAGAAGCACAGAACTAAGGAAAAATTGTGTTAAAGCATAAGAAACTTGCCGGAGGGTGAGAGGGCAGCTCAAAGCAGCTGTCACACTGATAGCCATGTTCTTCACCACAGTCCTGAGACTTATAAACCAGGCGCAGGACAAACAGAGACAGACGGACAGgaagaaataaagaagaaaaagaggATGCTTTTAGCAGTTTATTAGGTTGAAAGAAGAACCTGCAcgagagaagagagaaaaaatgtaACAGAGGTAATAGCTGTGGTTTAAAGTGGATAGGTCATATCCTCATGCAGAGACAGGTAGTGAGATCTGAGGAAGGC of the Triplophysa dalaica isolate WHDGS20190420 chromosome 1, ASM1584641v1, whole genome shotgun sequence genome contains:
- the mtmr1a gene encoding myotubularin-related protein 1a isoform X4 — translated: MEKQHSSESDSPMLPVVPRKPRTLVAGIPASRKDSVDSLESPSSHVEWCKQLIAATISSQMSCGVPPDAVTRECKSQDCGEEHGYQCDSCFELPSHPPQVFKRQAPVDEVQLVPGETIKTTVKDVIYICPLTGAVRGTLTVTDYKLYFISLERDAPFLLDVNICAISRLETFSVQSLGENTSGIEIVCKDMRSPRFAYKNEEQSKLEILETLTKYAFPLSNGLPLFTFQYEEKFPEDGWKVYDPVAEYKRMGLPNESWTIRKINSNYEVCDTYPALLVIPKSIEDDEIKRVASFRAKHRIPVLSWVHPESQATIVRCSQPMVGPTDRRCKEDEHYLQTIMDANAQSHKLTIFDARQNTVADNHKAKDGGYENENFYPNMELNFLEIPNIHVIRESLRKLKEVVYPTIDEQRWHSAIDSTHWLEYIRLLLVSAVRIADKVESSKSSVVVHCSDGWDRTAQLTSLSMLMLDSYYRTLRGFQVLLEKEWMSFGHKFASRVGHGDENHLNSERSPLFVQFIDCVWQVMRQFPTAFEFNELFLITILDHLYSCLFGTFLYNSEHERVQKEVNSKTVSLWSYINSQPEDFTNPFYVNYENHVLYPLASLRHLELWVGYYVRWNPRMRPQMPVHQNLKELLYLRTELQRKVEELQKEVSASHSISSSAEHAYSPSHGGTPLHTSV
- the mtmr1a gene encoding myotubularin-related protein 1a isoform X6, producing MEKQHSSESDSPMLPVVPRKPRTLVAGIPASRKDSVDSLESPSSHVEWCKQLIAATISSQMSCGVPPDAVTRECKDCGEEHGYQCDSCFELPSHPPQVFKRQAPVDEVQLVPGETIKTTVKDVIYICPLTGAVRGTLTVTDYKLYFISLERDAPFLLDVNICAISRLETFSVQSLGENTSGIEIVCKDMRSPRFAYKNEEQSKLEILETLTKYAFPLSNGLPLFTFQYEEKFPEDGWKVYDPVAEYKRMGLPNESWTIRKINSNYEVCDTYPALLVIPKSIEDDEIKRVASFRAKHRIPVLSWVHPESQATIVRCSQPMVGPTDRRCKEDEHYLQTIMDANAQSHKLTIFDARQNTVADNHKAKDGGYENENFYPNMELNFLEIPNIHVIRESLRKLKEVVYPTIDEQRWHSAIDSTHWLEYIRLLLVSAVRIADKVESSKSSVVVHCSDGWDRTAQLTSLSMLMLDSYYRTLRGFQVLLEKEWMSFGHKFASRVGHGDENHLNSERSPLFVQFIDCVWQVMRQFPTAFEFNELFLITILDHLYSCLFGTFLYNSEHERVQKEVNSKTVSLWSYINSQPEDFTNPFYVNYENHVLYPLASLRHLELWVGYYVRWNPRMRPQMPVHQNLKELLYLRTELQRKVEELQKEVSASHSISSSAEHAYSPSHGGTPLHTSV
- the mtmr1a gene encoding myotubularin-related protein 1a isoform X3 yields the protein MEKQHSSESDSPMLPVVPRKPRTLVAGIPASRKDSVDSLESPSSHVEWCKQLIAATISSQMSCGVPPDAVTRECKVGKKIDFRSQDCGEEHGYQCDSCFELPSHPPVFKRQAPVDEVQLVPGETIKTTVKDVIYICPLTGAVRGTLTVTDYKLYFISLERDAPFLLDVNICAISRLETFSVQSLGENTSGIEIVCKDMRSPRFAYKNEEQSKLEILETLTKYAFPLSNGLPLFTFQYEEKFPEDGWKVYDPVAEYKRMGLPNESWTIRKINSNYEVCDTYPALLVIPKSIEDDEIKRVASFRAKHRIPVLSWVHPESQATIVRCSQPMVGPTDRRCKEDEHYLQTIMDANAQSHKLTIFDARQNTVADNHKAKDGGYENENFYPNMELNFLEIPNIHVIRESLRKLKEVVYPTIDEQRWHSAIDSTHWLEYIRLLLVSAVRIADKVESSKSSVVVHCSDGWDRTAQLTSLSMLMLDSYYRTLRGFQVLLEKEWMSFGHKFASRVGHGDENHLNSERSPLFVQFIDCVWQVMRQFPTAFEFNELFLITILDHLYSCLFGTFLYNSEHERVQKEVNSKTVSLWSYINSQPEDFTNPFYVNYENHVLYPLASLRHLELWVGYYVRWNPRMRPQMPVHQNLKELLYLRTELQRKVEELQKEVSASHSISSSAEHAYSPSHGGTPLHTSV
- the mtmr1a gene encoding myotubularin-related protein 1a isoform X2 translates to MEKQHSSESDSPMLPVVPRKPRTLVAGIPASRKDSVDSLESPSSHVEWCKQLIAATISSQMSCGVPPDAVTRECKVGKKIDFRSQDCGEEHGYQCDSCFELPSHPPQVFKRQAPVDEVQLVPGETIKTTVKDVIYICPLTGAVRGTLTVTDYKLYFISLERDAPFLLDVNICAISRLETFSVQSLGENTSGIEIVCKDMRSPRFAYKNEEQSKLEILETLTKYAFPLSNGLPLFTFQYEEKFPEDGWKVYDPVAEYKRMGLPNESWTIRKINSNYEVCDTYPALLVIPKSIEDDEIKRVASFRAKHRIPVLSWVHPESQATIVRCSQPMVGPTDRRCKEDEHYLQTIMDANAQSHKLTIFDARQNTVADNHKAKDGGYENENFYPNMELNFLEIPNIHVIRESLRKLKEVVYPTIDEQRWHSAIDSTHWLEYIRLLLVSAVRIADKVESSKSSVVVHCSDGWDRTAQLTSLSMLMLDSYYRTLRGFQVLLEKEWMSFGHKFASRVGHGDENHLNSERSPLFVQFIDCVWQVMRQFPTAFEFNELFLITILDHLYSCLFGTFLYNSEHERVQKAMNSKTVSLWSYINSQPEDFTNPFYVNYENHVLYPLASLRHLELWVGYYVRWNPRMRPQMPVHQNLKELLYLRTELQRKVEELQKEVSASHSISSSAEHAYSPSHGGTPLHTSV